The genome window ACCCCCTGCGGGGGAGTGATGTTCTGGTCCATCAGGATGCCCACCGTCTCGCCGGCATGAAGCGCGGAAAGCAGCCCACGGGCGAAGTCCTGCTTGCCGAAGGTGGTATTGCCGTGGCGCGTGCGGTAGGCGTCCACCAACCGGCCGACGTAGGGATTGTCCAGCGGCCGCACCACGATGTGCAGCGGATGGCCATGCAGCGAATGCACGAACGAGCCCAGCTCCCATCCGCCCAGGTGCGCCGTCAGGAATATGACACCCTTGCCGCGCCGCCGCGCCTCTTCGTAGTTTTCGAAACCATCGTAGATGGCGACACGCCCGACGTTGTCCTTGGTGTAGCGCGGCAGCAGGCAGAACTCCGCCAGTTGGCGGCCCAGATGGACGAACAACCGGCGCAGGATGCGGCGGCGCTCCGCCGCCGTCTTCTCGGGAAGCGCCAGCTCCAGGTTGCGCAGGCCCACGCGCCGCAAGCGGCCGTGCAGCATGTACACCAGCCGGGCGATAGCGATGCCCACCGCGCGCGCCAGCGGCCGCGGCAGCGCGCCCATGCCGTGCACCACCAGCCACACCGGCGCAAACTCGAGTCGGTGACGCATTCCCTGGGAGCGAAAAATGGCTTCCAGTGTAACCTGCGCCGGGAAATCGACTCTGTTAGATTAGGTAAAGTCCCGGAGCGCGCTCATGAAACATTCCCTCGCTATCGCCGCACTCTTCCCCGTCACGATACTTGTCGGCTGCCAGGTTTCCACGCCGGGCAGCCTGGAGTCCAAGGTCGCGAAAGAGGTGAAGCAGGTCACCATCGGTGGCAAGGACTGGAAGAACCCCGTTCCCGACACCAAGGAAGCCGCGGCCGAAGGCGGCACCCACTTCCAACATCACTGCCAGATCTGCCACGGACTCGACGGCCAGAAGACCGGCGTTCCCTTTGCCGAAAAGATGGATCCGCCCGTTCCCGACCTGACCCATAAGGACGTCCAGGAATACACCGACGGGCAGCTCAAGTGGATCATCGAGAACGGCATTGCGCCTTCGGGCATGCCGGCGTGGAAGGGCATCCTCACTGACGACGAGATGTGGAAGATGGTCCTCTACATCCGCCACCTGCCACCCAAAGGCAGTCTGGGCGCCCCGGCAATCTACAAAGAGGAAGCCGAGGAACACGAGCACGCCAAGGAAGAAGCAGGGGAAACGCACGTGCATAAGGACGGCCAGGAGCACAAGCACTGAGAGTCGGTCTGGTCGCGTTTCCTACTGTCCGCCCGCAGCCGTCTTCTCGTTCGCTTTTTCCTCGGGCGTGGAATACCTGGCAACGGCGTTCAGGAACGGCGCCGAGCCTTCCGGCGGGGGCAGCACACCCGTCAGGATGGTCTTGAAGCGCACCATGCGCCCGTAGAAATCACGAGTGGCGTCCTTGTCCTGATGGATCGCGGCGCCGTTCAGGCTCACGCCGGCAAACACGCCCCGCGCCCTCGAATACGTGAGCACCTGCGCGCGCAGTTTCCAGTCGGTCATGCCCTCGGCGTGACGGCCCACCGGCCCCGCGGCAACGCTGGCGTCCGCACCCAGCTTGAACTTGCTCGACAGCAGCGCCTGCATTCCGCGGTCGTCCATGATGATCATCACCAGATCCACGGCCTCGCCGCCGATCTGCAGCCCGAAGCTTCCACCCTTCACCTGGAAGAACGCCGGCGCGCTCCACGCACCGGTTTCGGTGCGGCAGGTGGCCACACCCTTGCCATAGGATCCGCCCCAGCCAAAGCCCGCCTTCAGCATGGAGGGCACGACCGCCACACACTTGGCGGAAGTCATTACGCGCTCCGGAACGCCGCCATCTGGCGCTTCCCATATCTCCCTCAGGATGGAAGCGGCATCGTTCAGCCGCCCGACCTCGTTCTCCCGATCGCCCGCCCAGGCGGGCACGGAGAGCAACACCGCCAGCAACAGTCCTGCGAGTCTCTTCATGAGTTCACCTTGGGCGATAGTAATGCGCTTGCGGCAGATTGGGTTGCTTAACCGTCCGGCGGGGAAACAAATGAGTAACTAGGCCGCGAAGGAATCGCGCGCGTAGCCGGAGGCGCGCCCATCCACCGGGCGCACCTCCGGTATCGCGTCACAAACTCTGCGCCCCAGGAAAGGGGCGCAGAAGGGACACGCCGCTCGGGCTCTGCGAGCGGCGTCACCCAACTTCATTCTTCTGCTACCGGCAGCGAAACCGGCTCTTGCAGCCGGAAGGTCAGCCCGGTTTCGGCGGGCAGGACAAAATCTTTCTTGCCAGTAAGCGCCGCGCCCGCCAGCCCCGCACCTGCGCCGACAGGTCCGCCGATGAGCACGCCTTTGCCGCCGCCGGCAAGGCCGCCAATCAGCGCGCCCACACCGGCGCCGCCGCCGATCAGGGCGATGTTGCGCTTCTTATGGCTGCCGCCGGAGCGTCCCAGCGTGTTGGTCTCCACCGCGTAGGACTCGCCGTTCACCTCAATCGCCTCCAGCCGCAACTGCAACTGCGCCCTGCCGCTCAGGCGTCCGGACGGCCGCGCGTGCACCACGGTTCCGTGCGCCAGCGCGCCCGCCGGAATCACAACCTTGCCATCCACGGTGACCGGCTGGGAAACCGTAGCGTGGAACGCATCTCCCGGCGTCGCCGAGCGCGAACTCAGCGAATGATCCAGCCGCACATGGATCGGTGTTCCCGCTTCCACTGCAAGCGTTTGATCTGCCAGGACGCCGCTGGTCACCACTGCCGCCCCAGCCAGAGTAATGATCAATAAAGGAATGCCGACTAGCAGCAAGCTTCGTTTCGTGAGTCTCATGCTTGGAAGCTTCATATAAAGACCTCCTTCATAAAGACCTGCATTGCCAGCTACCCTATGTCGGATGCCTCGGATTGCAAACGGAGATGCCCAGGTAAGCTACTGATTAGATTGGCGATAGGATTTAGGCGACAGAGCCGCTAGCTGCCCCGAGCTAGCTACCCCTCGACCTCGAAAACGAAAAATAAGGGACCGGACGGTTCCAATAGATGTTGTCCGGTCCCAACAATTTCAATCCGTCGGGCGTTACCGCGGCCGCATCGCTGCCGCCTCGATAGGGATGCCGATCACGTCGCCGCTCACTACCAGTTCGACGCGCCGGTTGAGCTGGCGCCCCATTGCGGTCTCGTTGGAAGCGATGGGCTGCGATTCGCCGAAGCCCAAACTCCCGATTGCCGAGGACGGAACGCCCTGCTGCACCAGGAAATCGCGCACCGCAGCCGCCCGTCTTTCCGAGAGCTGCTGGTTGAACTCCTCGGCTCCCACGCTATCGGCGTGTCCTTCCACCTCCAGACGAAGGCCGGGATGCGCCAGGATGATGCCCGCCACCCTGGCCAGTTTTTCTCGCGCTTGTGGCTTCAGCGTGTGCTGTCCGGAGTTGAACAACAGGTCGGGCATGTTGACCACCAATCCGCGCACCGTCTCCCGCGTATCCAGGATGCGGTTGAGCTGGTCGATGATTGCGGCTCGCAGCTCGACTTTCTCCTGTTCGGCTTCGTTCCGTTCCCGTTGAGCAAGGTTCGCGGCGACTTCTGCTTCCCGCTTTTCCCGCTCGGCTTGCTGCCGGGCACGCTCCGCAGCCTCCGCTTCCAGTTGCGCCTGGGCGCGTCGCTGGGTTTCGGCTTCGGCCTGGGCCTTGGCTGCAGCCTCGCGGTCCACCAGCGCCGCCTGCTGCAACTCCTGCTGCTTGCGGACCGCGACCAGACGCGCGTCCTCGGCGGTCTGTGCCGCCTCACGCGCGGTCATGATGATGGAGCGCTTGTTGGCTTTCCGCTGCCGGTAGTCCTCGGCCTGGCGCAAGAGCTGTTCCGCCTTCCGGTAGGTCTCGCCGGCATAGTGTTGCGCTCCCGCCCAGCGCGCTACGCGCAGAGCGTTGCGTGCTTCGTACAGCTCCAGCGGCGTTTTCTTGTCCAGCTCCATGGGACGCAGTTCGTCCGGGCTGACGTTTACGGTGTACTGCCCGCGCTGCAGCAGCTCGTAGCGCGCGTCGATTTCCTCGATCTTGCCTTCGGTTCCGCGCCGCACCACGTTCTCCAGGATCACCACGTCGCTGGGCTGCGTCACCGCAAAATGCGGCTCCGCGGTCACCACCAGGCCGAACGCCTGCAGCTCGCTGGTCACGTTCAGCTTGCTCTTGGTGCCGTTGAGCAGCACTTCACCCAGGTTGGTGGCGCGTCCTTCGGGCGTGATGGCCCACATCACGTAGGTCAAGTACTCCGGGCCGAACCGCGTGGCCGGCTGCAGATCGTCGAACTCCACTTCGATCTCGATATAGCCCTGTTTGCTCTCCACCTTGGCTTCGCCGCGCGCCTCCGGAAGCAGGGGCGTGCCGCGAAAGTCGATGGTTGTGGATCCGCCACGATGGCGGTAGTTGATGGCTTTGGTCGTTCGTCCCACTACGGTGATGCGATACACCGGAACCGTATCACTGCTGGAACGTGGCGTCGTCGGTTGCGTTTGGACTTGCGAATAAGCAGGAACAATCAGGCAAGTGCAGGTCACCAGGGTGACCAGGGTTTTTCGTAACATGAGTGCGCTCCTTTCTATCTTCGAATCCATCGGTATGAAAGCTGCCTGCTTTGGCGGGCCTGGGAAAGCCCGCCAAAGCAGATGGCACATCAGGAATGAATCTGCGCCGTGGATGACGAGCGTCTCAGCTCTTCACCGGCGGCATGGAAACGGGTTCCATCAACCGGAACTGCAACGGCGTCTCGGCGGGCAGGCGAAAGTCCTTCTTGCCGGTTAGCGCCGCCACCGCGATTCCGGCTCCGGCGCCGATGGGTCCGCCGATGAGCGCCCCCTTGCCGCCGGCTGCCAGTGCGCCAATGAGGGCTCCGCCGCCACCACCACCGCCAATCAGCAGAATGTTGCGCTTCTTGTGGTTGCCGCCCACACGCGAGATGCCGCTGGTGCGGACGTCATACCATTGGTCGCCCACCTGCACCGCATCCAGCGCCAACTGCATCTGGGCCACGCCTTTCAGGCGGCCCGACTGCTTGACGTAAGTCACCAGGCCGCGGGCGCGTGCGCCCTCTGGAATCACGGCATTGCCGTCTACCACCACTGGCTGTGAAACAGTGGCCGTGAACATGTCGCCGGACCTCACCTGGTTGGTGGCCAGGCTGTGATCCAGCCGCACATGCAGCGCCGTGCCGGCAGGAACCGTCAGCGCGTCGGGCGCGGCCGCCAGAGATGTGCCCGCCCAGATCAGTGCAGCCACCAGAGGAATCGCCAGAATCAAATAAGTGCGTCGGGAAAAAGTCATTGATAATGACCTCCTGGGATACCTGTACTGGGATGGCCCTTGAGCGACTTCGGGGTGCCTCGCTAGTCTGTTGATTACAAATGACATGGGTAGAATTTCTGTTGCGAGCGGCCTTTTCGCCCCGTGCGCAGGGCGTTTGCAGGTCTTGGCGGCCGGCGGTTTCCCTTAAGAATCAGCGTGATACAGGCAAAGTTTTGTTAAGCGTATGCCTATCAATAGGATAGGGACACGGCTGGCCATGGCTGGAATTGATTTGCGGCGGAAAAGTTTAGGGGCCGGGATCGGTGACCCTCATCGCCGATCCCAGCCCCTGTCTCCCAGGTTCTGTGGTAGGTGCGGGGAGTATGCGGCAACGCCCGATACCCGCCAAGATTACCGAAGGCCAGCGACCCACGTAGACCGAGGTGGGTTACCCAGGTTACCCGGCGCTATGACTGCTGAGCTGGAACCAGTGAGTGGGTGATGGCGTGCACCGAAAGCTCAATGCGGTTTTTCACGCCCACCTTGCGCATCAGTTTGGCGACGTGGGCCTTGACGGTGCGTTCTTCGATGCCCATGGCGGCCCCGATCTCTTTATTCGACCGGCCGGCCACCAGGTGCTCCAGGACTTCCTTTTCGCGGTCGGTGAAGGTGACCCGTCCCGCCGGGAAGATGCGGCCGGGCGCGGAGGTGACACGCTCGATGAACATCGAAAGCACGCGGCGCGGCGCCCACACCGACCCCTGGCAAACGATGCGGATGGCGGTAACGAACTCCTGCGGGCTGGCGGCCTCGTCCACGTAGCCTTTGGCGCCCGCCATCACCGCCTTCAGGATGGTTTCGTCGTCGGCACCCGATCCGGTCACGATGATGCGCAGGTCGGGCCGCGCCGCCTTCACGCCCGCCATCACGTCGAACAGGTTCTGCCCGCCACGGCTGCCCAACAGCACCAGATCGATGTCCGGCCGCGCGGTAATCTCTGCCAGCGAGGCCGCGCCCACGATCTCCAGGTCCGATTCCGAATCGAAAAGGGCGTGAAAACCCACCAGGCGCAGCGGGTCGGTCTCCACCACCGCGATGCGGACACCCGGCTTTTCCGCTTTCTTCGACTTGGAGTCCTTCGTTACCAAGGTGCGCGTAGCATAACGGCATTGGGCCAAGATGAAAAGAGTCCGGAAGGACGTGAACTAGAGTACCCAGTGGCCAGGGGCCGGTTCGATCCCAGGTCTCCGGTCGTCTTCATTCCTGCACGGTTCACTTTTCTGCCAGCAGCGCCGCGGCTGAGAGCGCGTAGAGCGCCACGGCCAGGATTCCCAGCACCGGCGTACCGCCGACCATCACCAGATTCTCCAGGGTCCCACCGACGACGGCGCCGAACAGGTTGACGCCTAGCCCGGTCTGGGGCTCGGTCACGTCGCGAAAACTGCGTGAAAAGATCAAACCTGAACAGAATACCGGGAGTCCGGCCAACACACCGCTGCCCACCACCTTCCAGGGGAGGGCGGCTCCGCTGAGCCATCCGTAGGGAACCACCAGTCCTGCTCCCAGAAGCAGGAACAAGACCACATAGGCCGGCATCCGTGGGACGGGGCGGAACATCACCACCGCGTTGGCCAGCAGGGCCATGCCCAGGAAGGCGGCGATGACCACGGCGTTCACCACCCAGGTGGATCCAAAGAGCAGTGAGACTTCGGTGATGGCTTTGGTTTCCAGCAGCAGAAACCCGGCTCCCAGCAACAGCAAATGCAGGTATTGGCGATGAACGCGCAGCGGCAGGGAGACCGTGTTCCGCAGCAAGAGATAGCTGGCGCAGAGGAAAGGCACCAACACCACCAGGATCGACCCGGGGATGCGAGGGCGCAACAGGTAGAGGAAGGGCCAGCGGTCGCGAGGAACCAGACTGGCTGGTTCCTGCGCCAGCCCTGCTCCCACATCCTCCACGCCCGCTGGCGGGTGGACCTGACGAGCCGCTCCCTGCACGAAGATCACTCCCTGGTCGTAGCCGGTGTCGTACGCCGCCGGCGCCGCTCCGAAGGCGAGCGTCAACGCCTGGTACAGCCGCCCGCTCACGAAGGACCGGCCTCCCGCAAAAGACAGAAAGAGGCTGCCGCCTTCACGCAACAGGTGTCGCGCTTCCTCCAGGCTCTCCACGGTGTAGACGTAGTTGTCCAGCCGCAATGAGGAAAAGCCGCTGAACAAAGTATGCGAGTCCAGGTAGCCGAAGACGATGGTGTCGTAGCGCCGCGGCGCCTTTTTGAAGAAAGCGCGAGCGTCATCCACGTAGGTGGTGACGCGGGGATCTTCGTAGGGATGTTCGGGATGATGGCGGCGGCCGAGCGCCAGAATCTGCGGATCGATCTCCACCGCGTCGACGTGGGTGGCGCCGTGGCGCAGGGCCGCGGCCACGTCGTTTCCGGTGCCCGCGCCCACCACCAGCACTTCCCCGGGATTGGGCGCCAGCCGGTAGGGAAAGTCATAGGTGAAGAGACCCCGGCGATGCGGCTCGGCGTCCGGAAAACGGGTCATGAATTCCGGCGAGAGATCCAGGATGCGCTGGTGAAAATCGTGATTCACGGTCAGCGAATATCCGGAGGGCCCGTTCCATCCCTGCGGTGTGGGCAGCGGTTGCAGGCTGATGCGGTAGTACGGGGACCAGTAGGTTCGCGGCTCGGGGACCGGCAGGAAGAAAACCAGCGCCAGGCCCGCCGTCAGCCACAGCAGAGATCGAGGGCGCAGGAAGGGAACCAGCAGCAGGCATCCCACCGCAGCCCAAACCACCGGAGGCAGGCTCCACACGGAGAGCAGAGTGAACGCCGCGATTCCCGCCAGGCTGCCCGCCAGGTTGTTGCCATAACCGGCCAGCGGACGGGCGTTACGCAACTGCTCGCCCACCAGACCACCCAGCACCACGAACAACGCCACGACCACAGCCAGGATGCCCAGCACCATGACCAGGTATCGTCCGGCCAGAAGCCAGGGCGAAAGACCTTCCCAAATGTTGTCGCCCCAGATCACATAGTCGCCCGTCCAAAGCCCGACCCGCGTCAGTCCCAGAACCTGGGCAAAACGGATCAGGCCGAGCAGAGTCACCACCACCAGCGGGAACAGGCGCAGCAACCGGCGCGGCGGCGCCCCCAGGATCATTCCCAGCCCGATGCCCAGGAAGCTGGCAATCAGCGGCAGGTTCTTGGCATAGGCGAAGATGCGAATGTCGGTGGAAAGATAGCGGATGACCAGCAGTTCGAAGTACAGCGCCAGAAAGCTGGCCAGAAAGAGTTTCCACCCACCGGCCGAGGCGGCGGGCCCGGAGGAGTGCTGCTTGTCGGTGGTCGATTGACGATCGTGGATGATGCGTTCCCTTTGGTGTTTCCCTGGCAGCCTCTAGCTCCTAGCTTCTAGCTTCTAGGCACTAGCGTTTTTCATTTTTCAGTCACGCTCTCCACCTTCCCGTCTCGATACACCACAAAAAGCGGCTTCCCGTCTCGCGGATAGGTCACCCGCTTGACGCCTGGCTCCGTCTCCCTTTCGGGCTTGCCCATGCCTACGGCGAAGGTCACCTGGAACTCGTTCATGCCGGGCAGGACTTGGTGGCGCTCGACGGCCGCCCAGGTGTCGGCGGGCCAATGACGGTAGAGCTCCCGCGGGTCCTGAATGTAGAGCATCTCGTCGGCGTAGATCTGGAATTCGCCCTTGCGCTCGGCGCCAAAGGGAAAGGCATAGCTCTTCCCTTCCTTCTCGAACACCGCCATCACCTGGTGCTGGTCGGGCGAGCCGGGCGAACGATCGAGCACCACCTGCCGGATCTCCAGCCGCTCGATGGGGCCCAGCGTTCCGGCCGCATGGTCGAAATCCGAACGCTTTCGCGCCTCGTCCCAGGGATAAAACGTGAAGCGGTAGCCTTCGCGTACCCACACCGGCTGCTTGGTAAGTTGCTCGGCCGATTTCAGGTCATAGGCATGCAGCTTCTTGGGCACTACGTAGTAGTCGGCGGGCAGCGGCGCCGGGGCGGCCTTCTGAGCTGCCTTTTCCAAGGCTTCCGTGGACTCGTACCGCTGCTGGAGCACGCGCAACAGGCGCACGCCGGCCACGACCATAGCCAGCAACAGGGCGATCTGGATGCGCTTGCGGATTTGTGGAGTGAACTGCATCAGCAGCTGATGGGTTTCCCGTTTTGAGTTTCTAGTAGGTCCTCCTGAACGCCATTGTACTCATGGTCTAGGATGCTGCCTTCGGAGATTCCGGCGGCCTCTGGGCCAGCCCACGCTTGACATTCAACCCAAGCGGGGATAGCTTCTGCTCAGGTTCATTCATCCTCACGCTCACGCGTGATCCGCCGCGCAGCTGGCGCGGCTGCAGTCATCCAGGGCCCCACTTAGCATCTGCCAGCAAGAAAGCGGTGTCGAACTGGAGGCTGCAGGTTCGGCGCTGAACCATGTATCCCCGCCGAGGACTTGAGGTATGAGGCCCAGGGGAACCCACGCACGCAGCCTTACGGCGCAATGGCGAGCAGCCCGGCGCCTCTATCCCATCTATGCCGGACTGGCCGAACACTGCCAACTGGGCAGCCCTCCCTACAAGGAGCTGGAAGGGATCGACGAGCGCGCGGAGCCGGAAGCCATCCAGCGAGTAGGGGAGTGGATGACGGAGATGGACCGCAGCATCGAGGTGCACCATCTGCGGCAATTCCTGCAGAGCAGCGGCATGGCCACCTCGGAAAACGCCGTGCAGGCGCTCATTGACCGGCATTTGGGCAAGGAAGGCAGGGCGGACCCCGACCGCGACAAGATCGATTTCCTCCTGGTGCAGTATTTTGCGATTTGCGCGCCACCCAGCTTTCACGATCGCGAAGTGGATA of Terriglobales bacterium contains these proteins:
- a CDS encoding lysophospholipid acyltransferase family protein, which produces MRHRLEFAPVWLVVHGMGALPRPLARAVGIAIARLVYMLHGRLRRVGLRNLELALPEKTAAERRRILRRLFVHLGRQLAEFCLLPRYTKDNVGRVAIYDGFENYEEARRRGKGVIFLTAHLGGWELGSFVHSLHGHPLHIVVRPLDNPYVGRLVDAYRTRHGNTTFGKQDFARGLLSALHAGETVGILMDQNITPPQGVFVDFFGIPACTASGPARVALRTGCAVVPAFTIWDEELGKYRIRFDAPLKLVRTGDDDADAVANTALFNQAIEQCARRYP
- a CDS encoding cytochrome c, whose translation is MKHSLAIAALFPVTILVGCQVSTPGSLESKVAKEVKQVTIGGKDWKNPVPDTKEAAAEGGTHFQHHCQICHGLDGQKTGVPFAEKMDPPVPDLTHKDVQEYTDGQLKWIIENGIAPSGMPAWKGILTDDEMWKMVLYIRHLPPKGSLGAPAIYKEEAEEHEHAKEEAGETHVHKDGQEHKH
- a CDS encoding lipid-binding SYLF domain-containing protein, whose protein sequence is MKRLAGLLLAVLLSVPAWAGDRENEVGRLNDAASILREIWEAPDGGVPERVMTSAKCVAVVPSMLKAGFGWGGSYGKGVATCRTETGAWSAPAFFQVKGGSFGLQIGGEAVDLVMIIMDDRGMQALLSSKFKLGADASVAAGPVGRHAEGMTDWKLRAQVLTYSRARGVFAGVSLNGAAIHQDKDATRDFYGRMVRFKTILTGVLPPPEGSAPFLNAVARYSTPEEKANEKTAAGGQ
- a CDS encoding OmpA family protein; translation: MLRKTLVTLVTCTCLIVPAYSQVQTQPTTPRSSSDTVPVYRITVVGRTTKAINYRHRGGSTTIDFRGTPLLPEARGEAKVESKQGYIEIEVEFDDLQPATRFGPEYLTYVMWAITPEGRATNLGEVLLNGTKSKLNVTSELQAFGLVVTAEPHFAVTQPSDVVILENVVRRGTEGKIEEIDARYELLQRGQYTVNVSPDELRPMELDKKTPLELYEARNALRVARWAGAQHYAGETYRKAEQLLRQAEDYRQRKANKRSIIMTAREAAQTAEDARLVAVRKQQELQQAALVDREAAAKAQAEAETQRRAQAQLEAEAAERARQQAEREKREAEVAANLAQRERNEAEQEKVELRAAIIDQLNRILDTRETVRGLVVNMPDLLFNSGQHTLKPQAREKLARVAGIILAHPGLRLEVEGHADSVGAEEFNQQLSERRAAAVRDFLVQQGVPSSAIGSLGFGESQPIASNETAMGRQLNRRVELVVSGDVIGIPIEAAAMRPR
- a CDS encoding response regulator transcription factor, whose protein sequence is MVTKDSKSKKAEKPGVRIAVVETDPLRLVGFHALFDSESDLEIVGAASLAEITARPDIDLVLLGSRGGQNLFDVMAGVKAARPDLRIIVTGSGADDETILKAVMAGAKGYVDEAASPQEFVTAIRIVCQGSVWAPRRVLSMFIERVTSAPGRIFPAGRVTFTDREKEVLEHLVAGRSNKEIGAAMGIEERTVKAHVAKLMRKVGVKNRIELSVHAITHSLVPAQQS